Within Primulina tabacum isolate GXHZ01 chromosome 5, ASM2559414v2, whole genome shotgun sequence, the genomic segment taaaaatattatattattttattatataaaaaaaattatcccTCCCCcccaaaaaaatgaaaatatctttGGAGTTAATTTGTGccaagaatttttttattttttaagcaTTTGAAAATcctttcaataaaaaaaaaaaaaaaacctttttAAGTCCCCATCTAAATAAAAATTactaatttttatcttttggaAGTTGACCTGAATTGGTTTCATTATATAAAACTTGAGTTTTAAGAAGATAATAATTTGgcttattttgaacattaatgACACGATCAATAACGATTAATACTCTAatgaaaaatttttaaaaaagcaGAAAATCATGACAAGTTTAACTGCACTAAACCTAAGTTTGTCCAATTAAATATAAGACCAACTTACAggattaatttatattttttttcccttATTGTTCTGAACCATCCGTCCAATTCTTCAACACCCACGCTTACGTGTGCTTACAAGCCACAACAATAGCTCGCCAACTATTAAAGCAAAACTATTAAATTTTCTAACAAATCCAACCACACCaatattaattttcaagaaGGATCTTAAATTCTTGCATGTGTCGAATGACCATGTTGTTATAAATGTTATACATGTCATTTCtgttttgagattttaagatCCAGAACATGTTAAAAATTTACGCAACATAATTATCTGCTTCATTTCGTGTTATAGTTCCTGGTACTAAAATATATATAGtataaaaatttcaatttatttaaatatttttacttgTCATAAGATGAAAATTACTTAGAAccaattatatcatatatattaAGATAGCGAATTGCGAAACATAGAGGAAAAAGTGGAGCTGGGGAtttcattataatatttaacCTTATAATACTATTAAATTATCACAAATTCCACTTCTATGTTGCGTAATAACATTGACTTTAGAGATGTCAAAACAGCATATCAACCCAATCCGTTTATTTGACGGTATGGAGaccaattttaagttatatttgGTGGGTTGCAGGTATTATGTGGGATGGAACGGGACATGAGTCAACCTCATGGATCTGACCTATTTTGACAACTCTAATTGATTTTAACTAATGAACTTATGAAATATATCCCTTATTTATCAATGGCGGCCCCGGCCAACAAAATTCAATGTATATATCATTGATTGTGTGTTTTAAATAAGTGGTTGGATTAATTGggaaatatttaagtttaattaGTCTCTTGGTAGAAAATTGTCACAAAATTAAGGTTGAGTTTTATCAACTATTGAGGTTGCTATCAAATATTGAAGATTAAAGCTAGGCGCCCCAAATACCCGATTTTTTAGCGCTTGATGATATTCAACACAAAGAAGTTTAGGTAGCTTGGGTTTTAAAGACCATTTTTAACATATTTGAAAGGACCTTTTCATGAGATTTAAAAAGAGATTTTAAGATCGAGTGtttgtcgttttaccaaaagttatagccgGTGGTAAAGTTGaagctcaaatattttaaaatgtacaACAATTCAAGTACCATGTTTCGATTGCTCTAGCCAGCCTAGACAATCATTGCATGCAACAATCACTCTTTCAATGATTGCACttattgcaatcaatgagaatcgaactaTTGGCTCTGATATCAGTTGTAGGACCGAGTACTCgtcgttttaccaaaaattatagcCGGTAGTAACAGtgcaattcaaatattttaagttgtacAAAAAGTTAAGCATCATGTTTTAATTGCTCTCATCAGttggacaattattgcatccaaCTGAGACAATTGAGAGACCAAGGAGGACAACAAGATATTTTAGTATGGAGACGAAGAAGGTTGCATCCGAAGACAAAGAAACATATTTCTATTCGggttttgatttattttctcTTGAAATTTGGATGATGTTTgagaaaatgttttataattattatttatcagTTCAAATGTTGAATCTCTAAAATAAAGTTAGGATGATATTAATTTCAGTATTTAGTTTGAAGTTATTTTTTTCATTCTATTATTTACTTATTCACATATTAAAACTAGATATTGTACGCTTGCGTTAAGAAATCACGCAATAGTCGGAGCAAGTTCTGATATGATATCTAACATTGTGGTCATAATATTCATATTTCTAATAAGATGCCAAATATATTGTTAACATATATGACATCATGTAAACTTACTTTTTACAAAAAAAGACAAAAAGTGTAAATAAACCAACTTATTGTGCTAAGATGATCAAAGCCCAAATTAAACAGACCAACTTTATGGATTATTTTTGTAAGTTTATAAACTGTATTAATAAACAAATGAGagattcaatatatatatatatatatatatatatatatatatatatatatatatatagccatGATACTTCACATTTTTAAACATATTCAATTTTCATTTGTGTTGCCTATTCTGTAAAGTAAGGAAAATACCATATATTATACTAATTATATTGTCTATCGAACTAAAAAATGTTCatataaaataacttttttatagaaatataatatttattcgCACACaagttataaaataaaatcatatatatgatgAACATAGATATACATGTATACAATAGAAACTACTCAATTAATAGTTGAGGTTACATCACACACCCCCTTGGCTTGTCAACTTTGGATACAAAGAAATTAATGTGTTCTTATCGATTCCGTAATTAAGACTTCCTCtgtcttcaatttttttttttttttatttatgaccAACAATAAAAACTATTTCTTTATGAATACTctattgcattaaaatatagtgtatttttttttccaaatatgCATAtcctttatttatatatatatttaaaatatgggattGGTTCCATAAATTGCAATGGGAAAGCAAAGTTCCAACTTTCCTAGGCCTTCATTAAATATctgatgtcaaaatatttgcCAATTCAACAAACTCATGAGGTAATCATTAGTTGTATGCCTGCAATCTTTTCGTTCCCAGCTttcttaagttttttttttaatacacgTCGGGTTTATATAGTATTCGTTAACGATGGTTTGTggatattaaaattattttttgggtTTATTAGTAAAcgtttcttttatttattatcattcaacaaaaaaaatttaatctcgTGAAATATTTCTCTAAAGAATAAATTCTGTGTCTatatttatgttaaaaaataacATACTTGAAAGTTGTCAACTGAGATTTTAGCTAGGAATTGGATGGATGAAAAACACGCAATACTTGTTGATGTTATTAACCAATGCGACTCTACGTATTTATTTCTCAATACCTTAATATTTAGATAACTTTGTCGTGTAAGTGAGAGAAATACTGAGATAGTTCATTAATATAAGGTTGCTTCAAGCTATTAACACAACTATATGATATGTTTGGATGTGTGACACATTAAAAGAGGTTGTATAAAGATATCCGATCTTAACACGCAAGATCAGTCTATATTCTGGAGGCAACACTAATAAAAATGATGGATAAGAATGACTTTTTTAGTGATATAATTGCACCAGGGATCAGACAAATTCTTTCTAAGACTCATGGGCTAACCATCCAACCCAATAACGACCAAATAGGTGTAACACCTCGTGTTCATCCATAATTTAGTACGAGCTACGTGTTGCCGTAATATAAGGATCAAAAGTTGTGCCCTACACCACAAACTATTGCTTTTCGCGTAACTCATATCCGAGTGAGATCTTGAGCTAGTCtctctcaaaaatcatatttttataaatttttttaagagGATTGTGATGTTCGAAGCACTTGAGTGAGTAACTTACTAGGAAGTTCTCGTAGTAAGTTGTGTCAAGCTACTAACGTCGCTAATGATTTGATTACAAGATTTTGTCACCGTCGTCGAGAAAATAAAGTAGAAGTATAGTACGAACATTTTTCATTCTAACGAACCACATGCGATAGATTATACTAGATCCATATAATACATGCAAATAtcgaatattatttaattacccGAAAATATATTACCCGTCATGTGAAAAAGATGATCCTCTAGTACAAACAACCTGACAAAATTTACAAGCCCCGATACCAGCGCTAGTTGATATGTGTTTTTTCTAGCGATGGGATAGAtgtgatatatttttttgagtaagtctcttgtgagatggtctcacgaatctttatttgtgagacggatcaacattatcaatattcacaataaaagtaataatcttagcatgaaaattaatattttttttatagatgacccaaataagagatccgtctcacaaaatacgaataAATTTTTATCGTATTTTTTTGGTTGTGTGGTTTGAATTGTGTCTCTTTTTTATTTGACTTGGACACAATATATTTATAGTAGTGTTTTTAAGTTCTAATGGACTTATGACTCTAAAAGCCCAATATGCCAATATTTGCCTTGTACGCGTACGCCTAACAATATCCTGCTTGCATAAAAAGCCATCACATACACCAAAATCATAATCCAAGTAGGTCATTAATCAAATTGAACAACTTGACATACAAACAATTAGGGAAATCAATTTTCTCATTCTTTGATCAATTGTTTCTATTATTTGTTTACCACTTTTCGTACACGCTCACGACATTCTTCCGTCAAACTTACAAATATCTAAGAGACGAAAAGTATTTTTagtttttactttttaaaagTGAATTTTTCATATCAATAGATTGAATctctttaatattttgttatgtCTGCAcattaatcatcatcatttgtaaattttattcctTTTTATGCCAATTTCACTCTCCATCACTgcgaacaaaaaaaaaaattgttacatTGAACAATTATCTTCTTGCATGATCTCTATTTGGTGTTAGGTAGATTAAAGAAATGCATTTGAAGGAGACACAAAAGAGTAACATATGAGTTTTATATTTTCTAATAGTGTGACATGGAATGCTTAAATTTCCATTTTCCATAAATACAAGAAAATCATGGTATTAAATCTTATGtttcataatatttattatatgccGTGACATGTGTTATGTGTATAACATGATATATGAATAATCGTATTACATGCATGATACATGCAGTGCGTATGCGGCCAAAATTTGAAATTCTTTGATTTTATAGTCAAACAGCATATTTCAAATTAATAAATTTCAAGATTCCACTTTCATCCAAACAAAGGACTAAACAAATACCAATCTCAAAAACAAATTCTCCTTCTACGGATTAGAATCAGTCCATCTCAACACAATAAGGCCACGTTCGACGGCGGGCGGCGGGGGTGGTCGGTCGGCCGTCGGTGGACGGTCGGTGGAGGAAAGTGGTGATGAGTTTGAATTTAGGAGAatggtaaaattgaaaaaataggaTGGGTTAAGAGtaggataaataatcctagggggtgaggaatgattattttatcttaattaatataacctaatcattcataggagatATTGaattggttaaataaaaatcataccaaacataggATAAAGTGggttaaaattcataaattcataTTATCCCCAACTAAACGCAGTCTAAATGTATAATGCAAACTCAAACATAATCTTAACTAAGAAATCAGGCCCATACCGAACAATCCAGCCcaagaaaattcaatttatTTAGGCCCAGCCTATGAGTACATAAGCCGCGGCTGCATACACGATAGTTACTTTCTCCGCCTCAGGGAATCGGGAAAAAATGGGCGGTGGATTCTTCGTCGGCGTGCTTGGAGTTCTGATCATCTCACACGCGGCCTACTCCACTATCCAGTGTAAGATTGCTGATTCAAATCTACGCAATCCATGGATTTCACTCAAATTCTGGTTGTGATCTGTTTTGCAGATAGATCTGTGCTCAAAATCACCGAGGAGCAGTTTTCTGGCCCCCCAATCGATGTAATTTCTGTTTCATCACATCTAATTATGATTTAGATGTGATTTTAGGCTAAAGGGGTCTAGGGTTTTGATAATTTGCAGGTAGTGATTGAGTTGATTGCAGGGATGGTCTTGTGTTTGTGGGCTGCTTTAACTGTGCCTGGGAAGTTCTTATCAATACACCTGCATTCAGATGAAAATAGGTAATTTATTtcccttgttttttttttttttgcagtgCTACTTGGACAGTTGGTTTCATTGCTAGAATCGGTAGGAATGATGTACCAAGGTCACAGatttctttgattttttcaTATTCTAGGTACGGGAGTGGGAGGATTTATTCGTTTTAAGACAACAATTATATAAAACCAGAAAATCAGTTTTTATTGAGTTGAGCATAATGATTTTTGGTCCTTTAAGATTAAAGATACTGACCTAGTTGCCGGAATGTAAATCTATTTTTACAGTTGTTCATTAGTTATTTTATCTCAATCCGTCCCATTGAATGGACTCCTAATTGTTGTTCGTGGAGTAAATACGTGCATTTTCTTTGTTGATTAAATATTTGCGTGGTCGTAAATGCCAATTGGTCGTTGTGCATTGGAGTTGATGTGTTCTGTGAACCGTCTAAAAGaacatatttttatgtttcttGTTGATGTGTTTTTTCTTTTGCCTCATTTTAGAGTCAAAGACCACTTCAGCTTTTATGAACATCAACATTTTGTTCTTCTTGATCGATATTTTCATGGATGTGTATATTTTGATCTTGATGAGACTGCTTTAGATGCTTGCCTACTAAGATTTGGTATATTTAGTTATGGAGAATAGATTGCTTTAGATGCTTGCCTTGTAAGGTTTGGACATTTGGTATATTGAGTTATGGAGATATAGCATGATAAATCAAAGACAAGACATGTTTCAACTGGAAAATTATTTTGAACTTTTGCAATGTCTTGTGTATAGTTGCATGGAAATCCATCAAACTAAAGTTAGCGAATGGCCAATCTGAATTCTGAGCTTAGC encodes:
- the LOC142544706 gene encoding membrane magnesium transporter translates to MGGGFFVGVLGVLIISHAAYSTIQYRSVLKITEEQFSGPPIDVVIELIAGMVLCLWAALTVPGKFLSIHLHSDENRMVTLPANLDFIIFNHRGKAYPLGMDFKLN